A DNA window from Maribellus comscasis contains the following coding sequences:
- a CDS encoding DUF4180 domain-containing protein: MKIREHNINNSKIAELVSDEIVIRNSDDGLDLLGDLYYQGFDKIIIHEKNIVPAFFDLKNGMAGEILQKFSNYRVHLVIVGDFSKYTRKSICDFIYESNKGRQVNFVASLTDAIAIF; encoded by the coding sequence ATGAAAATAAGAGAACACAACATTAATAATTCAAAAATTGCAGAGCTTGTTTCTGATGAGATAGTCATCAGAAACAGTGACGACGGCCTGGATCTCCTGGGTGATTTGTATTATCAGGGATTTGACAAAATAATCATCCACGAGAAAAATATTGTTCCCGCTTTTTTTGACTTAAAAAATGGCATGGCCGGAGAAATATTACAAAAGTTTTCCAATTATCGGGTTCATCTGGTTATCGTCGGAGATTTTTCAAAATATACACGGAAGAGTATTTGTGACTTTATTTATGAGAGTAACAAGGGGAGACAGGTCAATTTTGTCGCGTCCCTAACCGATGCAATAGCAATTTTTTAG
- a CDS encoding response regulator → MPLMNGIDATAEIRKKNQKVPIIALTAYVSDTDKQTALAAGCNDFLTKPVRKEVLWEKISGVFAGSL, encoded by the coding sequence ATGCCATTAATGAATGGTATAGATGCAACCGCTGAAATTAGAAAAAAAAATCAAAAAGTGCCAATTATTGCCTTAACAGCCTACGTCTCCGATACAGATAAACAAACTGCTTTAGCGGCAGGTTGCAACGATTTTTTAACAAAACCGGTAAGGAAGGAAGTCTTATGGGAAAAAATATCAGGCGTTTTTGCCGGTAGTTTATAA
- a CDS encoding DEAD/DEAH box helicase family protein, producing MLNNEAHARIKINKLLEEAGWRFFDTEEGKANILLENHVKITQQEVDAWGNDFEKTKSGSLDFLLVDSDNKPICVLEAKKEKLHPLVAKEQARKYAKTVGAQFIILSNGIVHYLWDTQKGNPKPIYKFPSPQEIGAIKEWNPDRNALANEPVTEDFIAIVQMPDYAERPDWNGSVEKSKDFVWRNRLRFLRAYQLKAVKYLQHAVSEGKDRFLFEMATGTGKTLTSAAVIRLFLRTKNARRVLFLVDRLELEDQAWKAFTNCLKPDYTTFIYKENKSDWHKADIIVTTIQSLLFDNKYRYAFAPSDFDLIISDEAHRSISGNARAVFEYFHGYKLGLTATPKDYLKGVDPDKVKDNDPREIERRMLRDTYSTFGCEGGEPTYRYSLLDGVKDGFLINPKVIDARTEITTQLLSDEGYAVALTTEEGEETETFVSRDFEKKFFSEKTNQVFCKTFLENALHDPITNEIGKTIIFAVSQNHARKLTEILNEFAEQLYPGKYNSDFAVQVTSQVGEAQQMTINFTNNNLNGKTTWLEGYKSSKTRICVTVGMMTTGYDCPDLLNLCMMRPIFSPADFVQIKGRGTRKNTFEFKHKNELGEEEILQHEKDFFKLFDFFANCEYFEEKFDYDEKLKLPKPKQGGGEGGGGGVDIDKYTSVRPDPLAVLNEQQIGYEGMRIDRELFKKFTDRIVMDDIIKKNVELGNWEQVVSHIQHEIFDKPEEYFNLEKLRKAAKIDRKTSIREVVEHIFGIIPKFKSKDELLEEEFDKFISIYPPDEDINIRALKYFFKAYIVDNELRKIIEAKDFQSLQTNPTLSISQFKAVSAKYREVIPAYIKDYINLDKFAA from the coding sequence ATGTTAAATAACGAAGCACACGCAAGGATTAAGATTAACAAACTGCTTGAGGAAGCAGGTTGGCGTTTCTTTGATACAGAAGAAGGCAAAGCTAATATCCTGCTTGAAAACCACGTAAAGATTACTCAACAAGAGGTTGATGCCTGGGGCAATGATTTTGAAAAAACAAAGTCTGGTTCACTTGACTTTTTACTGGTTGATTCGGACAACAAACCGATTTGTGTTTTGGAAGCAAAAAAGGAGAAATTACATCCTTTGGTTGCAAAAGAACAAGCAAGAAAATATGCAAAAACCGTTGGTGCTCAGTTTATCATTTTATCAAACGGGATAGTTCACTATTTATGGGACACACAAAAAGGAAATCCCAAACCGATTTATAAATTCCCTTCGCCACAAGAGATTGGAGCCATCAAAGAATGGAATCCAGACCGAAACGCTTTGGCAAATGAACCTGTAACCGAAGATTTTATTGCAATTGTTCAAATGCCCGACTATGCAGAACGACCTGACTGGAACGGCAGTGTTGAAAAAAGCAAAGACTTTGTTTGGCGTAACAGACTCCGATTTTTAAGAGCGTATCAGCTAAAAGCCGTTAAATATTTACAGCATGCAGTTAGCGAGGGTAAAGACCGTTTCTTATTTGAAATGGCAACAGGAACAGGAAAAACCCTGACTTCGGCAGCAGTAATCCGATTGTTTTTACGGACAAAGAACGCAAGACGTGTTTTATTCCTTGTTGACCGTTTGGAATTGGAAGACCAGGCATGGAAAGCTTTTACAAACTGCCTGAAACCTGATTACACAACATTCATTTACAAAGAAAACAAATCAGATTGGCATAAAGCGGACATAATTGTTACAACCATTCAATCGTTACTATTCGACAACAAATACCGTTATGCTTTTGCTCCGAGTGATTTCGATTTGATTATTTCCGATGAGGCACACCGTTCGATTTCGGGAAATGCGAGAGCAGTTTTTGAATATTTTCATGGCTACAAATTAGGATTGACAGCAACTCCAAAAGATTATCTGAAAGGTGTTGACCCCGACAAGGTAAAAGACAACGACCCGAGAGAAATAGAACGCCGAATGTTGCGTGATACTTATTCAACTTTCGGTTGCGAAGGTGGAGAACCAACCTATCGGTATTCTTTGCTTGACGGTGTAAAAGACGGTTTTCTTATCAACCCGAAAGTGATTGATGCAAGAACCGAAATAACCACGCAATTGCTTTCTGATGAAGGTTATGCCGTTGCACTTACAACCGAAGAAGGAGAAGAAACGGAAACTTTTGTTTCAAGGGATTTTGAAAAGAAATTCTTTTCTGAAAAAACCAATCAGGTTTTTTGCAAAACTTTTTTAGAAAATGCTTTACACGACCCAATCACAAACGAGATTGGTAAAACTATAATTTTTGCAGTAAGCCAAAACCACGCACGGAAACTGACAGAAATACTAAACGAATTTGCGGAACAACTTTATCCGGGAAAATACAATTCCGATTTTGCTGTTCAGGTTACTTCACAAGTGGGCGAAGCCCAACAAATGACCATTAATTTTACCAACAACAATTTGAATGGTAAAACAACCTGGCTGGAAGGTTACAAATCGAGCAAAACAAGAATTTGCGTTACGGTTGGCATGATGACAACGGGTTATGACTGCCCCGATTTGTTGAACTTGTGTATGATGCGACCGATTTTTAGCCCTGCCGATTTTGTGCAGATTAAAGGTCGTGGAACAAGAAAAAATACATTTGAATTCAAACATAAAAATGAATTGGGCGAAGAAGAAATCTTACAACACGAAAAGGACTTTTTTAAACTCTTTGACTTTTTTGCCAACTGTGAATATTTCGAAGAAAAATTCGATTACGATGAAAAACTAAAACTTCCCAAACCCAAACAAGGCGGCGGCGAAGGTGGTGGCGGTGGTGTCGATATCGACAAATATACAAGTGTGCGCCCCGACCCCTTGGCTGTTTTGAACGAACAACAAATTGGTTACGAAGGAATGCGTATCGACCGTGAATTGTTCAAGAAATTCACTGACCGGATTGTGATGGACGACATCATTAAAAAGAATGTGGAACTTGGCAACTGGGAACAAGTAGTTTCGCACATTCAGCACGAGATTTTTGATAAGCCTGAAGAATATTTCAATTTGGAAAAATTACGGAAAGCAGCAAAAATCGACCGTAAAACATCTATTCGAGAAGTGGTAGAACATATTTTTGGAATCATTCCAAAATTCAAATCGAAAGACGAATTGTTGGAAGAGGAATTCGATAAATTCATATCCATTTATCCGCCTGACGAGGATATAAACATTCGGGCATTAAAATATTTTTTCAAAGCATACATTGTTGACAATGAGTTGCGGAAAATTATTGAGGCAAAAGATTTTCAATCATTGCAGACAAATCCAACGCTTTCCATTTCGCAGTTTAAAGCCGTGTCAGCAAAATATCGGGAAGTAATCCCTGCATACATTAAAGATTATATCAATTTAGATAAATTTGCAGCCTAA
- a CDS encoding transposase has translation MSDKFQGKYRNESARLQNWDYGSNAAYFITICTKDREHYLGEIINHKMQVSPAGGIAHVLWYEIKNHAKNIELGEFVVMPNHIHGILILNGNNAGIWDGVGTTHALSLQSNTIPPIDTGHTLSTPGQQRFQNQGKNTVSSIVGSYKSSVTKYCNRLGLDFGWQPRFYDHIIRNDESFQKISEYIKNNPANWLEDKLYQ, from the coding sequence ATGTCTGATAAATTTCAGGGAAAATACCGCAATGAATCGGCCCGTCTGCAAAATTGGGATTATGGCAGCAATGCTGCCTATTTTATTACCATTTGCACAAAAGACCGTGAACATTATTTGGGCGAAATTATCAACCATAAAATGCAGGTTTCTCCGGCAGGTGGCATTGCACATGTATTATGGTACGAAATTAAAAATCATGCAAAAAATATCGAATTGGGCGAATTTGTTGTTATGCCAAATCACATTCATGGTATTCTGATTTTAAACGGAAATAACGCCGGGATATGGGATGGTGTAGGGACAACGCATGCGTTGTCCCTACAATCGAATACCATTCCTCCCATTGATACAGGGCATACCCTGTCAACACCGGGTCAACAACGATTCCAAAACCAGGGAAAAAATACCGTTTCATCCATTGTTGGTTCATACAAATCTTCCGTAACCAAATATTGCAACCGTTTAGGATTGGATTTTGGATGGCAACCCCGGTTTTATGACCATATTATCCGAAATGACGAATCATTTCAAAAAATTTCTGAATACATAAAAAATAATCCGGCCAATTGGTTGGAAGACAAATTATATCAATAA
- a CDS encoding DUF6090 family protein, with the protein MRYKLAAENRVAKYLRYAIGEILLVVIGILLALQINNWNQQQKENKAEQNALVNLKEDFVYNRNLINTCIWEADSIMRENVIILDHTGNKFHPKSGFDLDSVLNSLAYTPKYYPKNGFLDDLLNSGNLGIFKSVELRKLLSSWNPTLADLKERELNCYDLNTKIEDYITERGSWLNLDFKYGTMGFPVQPSGFEVNNNVFLTDLKFENYVENHIYYMNALKTRQKNILKLSDQIIFLIDKNIKE; encoded by the coding sequence ATGCGTTACAAACTCGCAGCCGAAAACCGGGTGGCTAAATACCTGCGATATGCCATTGGCGAAATACTGTTAGTAGTTATCGGGATTTTGCTGGCTTTACAAATAAATAACTGGAATCAGCAACAGAAAGAAAATAAAGCAGAACAAAATGCCCTGGTTAACCTGAAAGAAGATTTCGTATATAATCGTAATCTGATCAACACATGTATATGGGAAGCGGACTCAATAATGAGAGAAAACGTGATCATTCTAGATCACACCGGTAACAAATTTCATCCCAAATCCGGCTTCGATCTGGACAGTGTGCTCAATTCTCTTGCATATACTCCCAAATATTATCCTAAAAACGGTTTCCTCGATGATCTTTTGAATTCGGGCAACCTTGGTATTTTCAAAAGTGTAGAATTAAGAAAGCTTTTATCATCGTGGAATCCAACATTGGCAGATTTAAAAGAACGAGAATTGAATTGCTATGACCTAAATACAAAAATTGAAGATTACATTACTGAGCGAGGAAGTTGGTTAAACTTAGATTTCAAGTACGGAACAATGGGGTTTCCGGTCCAGCCATCGGGATTCGAAGTTAATAACAACGTATTTCTGACAGACCTGAAGTTTGAGAACTATGTTGAAAATCACATTTACTATATGAATGCTTTAAAAACGCGCCAAAAGAATATTCTGAAACTATCAGATCAAATTATTTTTCTAATTGACAAAAACATTAAAGAATAA
- a CDS encoding cyclase family protein yields MKIVDLSKPIQYNKTDPWFMKVKIKHKPHRKAKWLIRFLGLPFKLFPKNFNGWADDTIKKMGVHSTTHIDAPWHYSPTTNGEKSKTIDEIPLESCFAEGLVIDMKHKADFDPITVKDIEAFLRVKNLQIHRGMIVLIKTGRDKFNGTKDFPQKGTGMRAEATDWLIEKGVKVMGIDSWGWDLPLPYMSEKAKETGNPELFWEAHLVGRRKEYWHMEQLVNLDELPYSGFKVAVFPLKIVGASAAPARVVAMID; encoded by the coding sequence ATGAAAATTGTCGATTTATCAAAGCCTATTCAATACAATAAAACCGACCCGTGGTTTATGAAGGTAAAAATTAAACATAAACCGCACCGGAAGGCAAAATGGTTAATCCGTTTTTTAGGCCTGCCGTTTAAGTTGTTTCCGAAAAATTTTAATGGCTGGGCCGATGATACCATAAAAAAAATGGGGGTTCATTCCACCACGCACATTGATGCTCCGTGGCATTATTCGCCTACCACCAATGGTGAAAAATCAAAAACGATTGATGAAATTCCCCTCGAATCGTGCTTTGCCGAAGGTTTGGTTATTGACATGAAGCATAAAGCCGATTTTGACCCGATAACAGTAAAAGATATCGAAGCTTTTTTAAGGGTAAAAAATTTACAGATTCATCGCGGAATGATTGTTTTGATTAAAACGGGCAGGGACAAGTTTAACGGAACCAAAGATTTTCCTCAAAAAGGAACCGGAATGAGAGCGGAAGCAACGGATTGGTTAATCGAAAAAGGAGTAAAAGTGATGGGAATCGACTCGTGGGGCTGGGATCTTCCTCTGCCTTACATGTCGGAAAAAGCAAAGGAAACCGGAAATCCGGAGCTGTTTTGGGAAGCGCATCTGGTAGGCCGGCGTAAAGAATACTGGCATATGGAACAGTTGGTGAATCTCGATGAACTTCCTTACAGCGGTTTTAAGGTGGCTGTTTTTCCGCTCAAAATTGTGGGAGCTTCTGCCGCTCCTGCAAGGGTTGTGGCAATGATTGACTGA
- a CDS encoding DUF6090 family protein, protein MRYKLAVENRTAKYLRYAVGEILLVVIGILIALQINNWNEERKIHIYEQKILSDLLHTIDNDLAVQKMLLRRLDSMEFGISNIYRLMGKNESSEDSIQKYLPYFQFGIRFSYDPGAYESLKSVGLDKVTDNSIRAGLAHLYDFQYPRTSSMIEDEYKKPRLEAENLLDKFLVNEVEVNAKGEPTISSKIEINDPFHNQDFLNCIRTYSFVVKQGRFRIEDIMNALNRVKKSLEDYIDK, encoded by the coding sequence ATGCGCTACAAACTGGCCGTTGAAAACCGGACTGCTAAATACCTGCGTTATGCTGTAGGTGAAATTTTGTTGGTTGTGATTGGCATTTTGATAGCACTGCAAATTAACAACTGGAATGAAGAACGTAAAATACATATTTATGAACAAAAAATATTAAGCGATTTATTGCATACAATTGATAACGACCTGGCAGTTCAAAAGATGTTATTAAGGCGTCTTGATTCAATGGAGTTCGGAATTTCAAATATTTATCGGCTGATGGGAAAAAACGAAAGTTCGGAGGATTCCATTCAAAAATATTTGCCATACTTCCAGTTTGGAATACGATTTAGTTATGATCCCGGTGCTTACGAGTCATTGAAATCCGTAGGATTGGATAAAGTTACAGACAATTCCATTCGGGCCGGATTGGCACATTTATATGATTTTCAATATCCCAGAACCAGCTCGATGATTGAAGATGAATATAAGAAACCACGCCTGGAAGCCGAGAATCTTCTGGATAAATTTTTAGTGAATGAAGTAGAGGTGAATGCCAAGGGTGAGCCGACGATTAGCAGCAAAATCGAAATCAACGATCCATTTCATAATCAGGATTTTCTTAATTGCATCAGAACTTATTCATTTGTAGTTAAACAGGGAAGATTTCGTATTGAGGATATAATGAACGCATTGAATAGGGTGAAAAAATCGCTGGAAGATTATATCGATAAGTAA
- a CDS encoding amidohydrolase → MMIFNKTAGWIRVVILLTAMLPVASLAQNGGNLYKVNAEIEKKVIDWRRDFHEHPELSNREFRTSKKVAGHLRSLGMEVTEGIAITGVKGVLKGGHPGPVVALRADMDALPIVEKTDVPFTSKVDVIFGQHMASMLEAGKIACKSGPIMAGASDFKIIVQGKGSHGSAPWSSVDPIAISAQIVNSIQTIVSRNINIVENPAVVTVGAIQGGNRSNIIPESVEMEGTIRVFSDEDQKFIYKRLTAIAENIAEAEGGKAIVKVPYTMEYPVTINDEALSSQMLPTLEQSAGKNNVVEIKPITGAEDFSMFAQKVPGLCYYIGGMPKGQKPSTAAPHHTAEFFLDESSFVTGVNTMTNLVLDYLDMYPEMAGTSGEE, encoded by the coding sequence ATGATGATATTTAACAAAACAGCCGGGTGGATTAGAGTTGTTATTCTGCTTACTGCGATGCTTCCCGTTGCATCTCTGGCACAAAACGGTGGAAATCTCTACAAAGTAAATGCTGAAATTGAAAAAAAAGTAATCGACTGGCGGCGCGATTTTCATGAGCATCCCGAATTGTCGAATCGCGAGTTTCGTACAAGTAAAAAGGTGGCCGGACATCTTCGTTCGCTGGGAATGGAAGTTACTGAAGGTATCGCCATAACAGGTGTAAAAGGTGTGTTAAAGGGAGGTCATCCCGGGCCGGTGGTGGCTCTCCGGGCAGATATGGATGCACTGCCCATTGTTGAAAAAACCGATGTGCCCTTTACCTCGAAAGTGGATGTGATTTTTGGTCAACATATGGCATCGATGCTCGAAGCTGGTAAAATTGCCTGTAAATCCGGACCCATAATGGCCGGAGCCAGCGATTTTAAAATTATAGTGCAGGGTAAAGGTTCGCATGGTTCAGCGCCATGGTCATCTGTTGATCCAATCGCTATTTCAGCACAAATCGTTAACAGTATTCAAACTATTGTTAGCAGGAATATCAATATTGTGGAAAATCCGGCAGTGGTTACTGTTGGGGCCATTCAGGGAGGAAATCGTTCGAACATTATTCCTGAAAGCGTTGAAATGGAGGGTACCATAAGGGTGTTCAGTGATGAAGATCAGAAGTTTATTTATAAGCGACTAACTGCTATTGCCGAAAATATTGCGGAAGCAGAAGGCGGCAAAGCAATTGTTAAAGTGCCCTATACAATGGAATATCCTGTTACTATTAATGATGAGGCTCTTTCCTCCCAAATGTTGCCAACGCTGGAGCAAAGCGCTGGAAAAAATAACGTAGTGGAGATTAAGCCCATTACCGGAGCCGAAGATTTTTCAATGTTTGCACAAAAGGTACCCGGACTCTGTTACTATATCGGAGGCATGCCTAAAGGCCAGAAACCATCTACTGCTGCGCCACACCATACGGCAGAGTTTTTCCTGGATGAAAGCAGTTTTGTAACCGGAGTAAATACCATGACGAATCTGGTATTGGATTATCTGGATATGTATCCGGAAATGGCGGGTACTTCAGGGGAAGAATAA
- a CDS encoding DUF6055 domain-containing protein — MKIISVEKRSFQVLPVILILFLAVQVYAAKSSSDKEKTSEKELYLPAKISRVPEGNDFNDNNSEFSFQRMVESDNIAILWHREYGDDPMANPIENKRFDVHFALEECERFYNYYVNELKMVEKGSSLTDKYKMIVIVFGGDENTAFGGGEEEKIGMLWTPASRISKTPYGALAHELGHSFQYMSGIDAGTGPRGAIMEMSAQYMLWQVYPEWMTFENYHLVDFLKQTHYAFLHPVNMYHSPYVLEYWSMKHGKDFFGKLCRSTQEGEDPVKTYKRLNKLTQEQFNDEMFDASRRFITWDMKRIDNVARPYANQHQSTLNNAGDGWYRIAASNCPQNYGYNGIKLQVPEAGTKVELQFKGIAGADGYGAVKVDKAGWRYGFLASLINGKRVYSKVYKDPNGKVSFKVPRNTEYLWLVVSGAPTEHWPIVMRWGRQNDEKPEEEMWPYQIKLSGTTVDKGFIE, encoded by the coding sequence ATGAAAATAATATCAGTAGAAAAGCGCTCTTTCCAGGTGCTCCCGGTAATTTTAATTTTGTTTTTGGCAGTACAGGTTTATGCGGCAAAGTCTTCTTCAGATAAGGAAAAAACTTCTGAAAAGGAGCTTTATCTTCCTGCTAAAATAAGTCGTGTTCCGGAGGGGAATGACTTTAACGATAACAACAGTGAATTTAGTTTTCAGCGGATGGTAGAATCGGATAATATTGCGATTCTCTGGCACAGGGAATATGGTGATGATCCGATGGCCAATCCTATTGAAAATAAACGTTTTGATGTTCATTTTGCACTTGAAGAATGTGAACGTTTTTATAATTATTATGTAAACGAACTCAAAATGGTGGAGAAAGGGAGTTCTCTTACAGACAAATATAAAATGATTGTAATTGTTTTTGGGGGTGATGAAAATACCGCATTTGGCGGAGGAGAAGAGGAAAAAATTGGCATGTTGTGGACCCCGGCATCAAGAATCAGTAAAACACCTTACGGAGCACTGGCGCACGAGTTGGGGCATTCATTCCAATACATGTCCGGCATTGATGCGGGAACAGGACCGCGCGGTGCTATTATGGAAATGTCGGCGCAATATATGCTCTGGCAGGTATACCCTGAATGGATGACTTTTGAAAATTACCATTTGGTTGATTTTTTGAAACAGACACACTACGCGTTTTTACATCCTGTAAATATGTATCATTCGCCCTATGTGCTGGAATACTGGTCGATGAAACATGGTAAAGATTTTTTTGGTAAACTTTGCCGTTCAACCCAGGAAGGTGAAGATCCGGTTAAAACATACAAACGTTTGAACAAGCTTACACAGGAACAATTTAACGATGAGATGTTTGATGCTTCCAGAAGATTTATTACCTGGGATATGAAACGGATTGATAATGTAGCCCGCCCGTATGCCAATCAACATCAGAGCACACTAAACAATGCCGGAGATGGCTGGTACAGGATTGCTGCCTCCAATTGTCCGCAAAACTACGGATACAACGGAATAAAACTTCAGGTCCCGGAGGCAGGAACAAAAGTGGAACTGCAATTTAAAGGTATTGCCGGAGCAGACGGATACGGCGCCGTAAAAGTGGATAAGGCCGGCTGGCGATATGGATTCCTGGCCTCGCTCATCAACGGAAAAAGAGTCTACAGTAAAGTTTATAAAGATCCGAATGGAAAGGTTTCGTTTAAAGTTCCCCGAAACACAGAATATTTGTGGCTGGTAGTAAGCGGAGCCCCGACGGAACATTGGCCAATCGTTATGCGCTGGGGGCGCCAGAATGACGAAAAACCGGAGGAAGAGATGTGGCCTTACCAGATAAAACTAAGCGGTACAACAGTGGATAAAGGTTTTATCGAATAA
- a CDS encoding DUF6090 family protein — protein sequence MRYKFATEKRAAKYLRYAVGEILLVVIGILIALQVNNWNEQRKIQQDIDNTKRALEEELENNISSITNLLMSGYELSDLLKEFRENRTLKDVKYGQGSFYDKFGIFDTYVRELEVENLDALIAHEKSLSHYDKALLPIARNVRRTIAMRKVWETKATELSLDRFREFADELPWYYDTDSISNSKRDYYIQNNPNFRNKAIHYLNFQLNENVFYASGVRSGSLILLWKLQQKKSTNDGFSTFLLEKGLVPFKKINCDSLTQMKPEFIGFRNVFIIHNPSSHDVILNKFDGQNNINRKLKLNANSERMLFMDENEYIQLGDSCQTVFSPVRNGFLLLDNY from the coding sequence ATGCGCTACAAATTCGCAACCGAAAAACGGGCGGCTAAATACCTGCGTTACGCCGTAGGTGAAATTCTGTTGGTAGTAATCGGGATCTTAATCGCGCTGCAGGTGAATAATTGGAACGAACAACGAAAAATACAACAAGACATTGACAACACTAAAAGAGCATTGGAAGAGGAGCTGGAAAACAATATTTCATCTATTACTAATCTTTTAATGTCCGGGTATGAATTAAGTGACCTGTTAAAAGAATTTAGAGAGAATAGAACACTGAAAGATGTAAAATATGGTCAAGGTTCATTCTATGATAAATTTGGGATCTTTGACACATATGTAAGAGAACTTGAGGTCGAAAATTTAGATGCTTTAATCGCTCATGAAAAAAGTCTTTCACATTATGACAAAGCACTTCTTCCGATAGCCAGGAATGTAAGAAGAACCATTGCTATGAGAAAGGTTTGGGAAACTAAAGCCACTGAGCTAAGCCTTGATAGATTTAGGGAGTTTGCAGATGAATTACCCTGGTACTATGACACTGATAGTATTTCTAACTCTAAAAGGGATTACTATATACAAAACAACCCAAATTTCAGGAACAAAGCCATTCATTATCTTAACTTTCAGCTTAATGAAAATGTCTTTTATGCTTCAGGTGTTCGAAGTGGCTCACTTATTCTATTATGGAAGTTGCAACAAAAAAAGAGTACTAATGATGGCTTTAGTACATTTCTTTTGGAGAAAGGATTAGTCCCTTTTAAAAAAATCAACTGTGATTCTCTTACTCAAATGAAACCGGAATTCATTGGTTTTAGAAATGTATTTATTATTCACAATCCATCATCACATGATGTAATTCTGAACAAATTTGATGGACAGAATAATATCAATAGAAAATTAAAATTAAATGCGAATTCTGAGAGGATGCTTTTTATGGATGAGAATGAATACATCCAATTAGGAGATAGTTGCCAAACTGTATTTTCCCCGGTAAGAAATGGATTTTTATTACTGGATAATTACTGA